Proteins encoded in a region of the Canis lupus dingo isolate Sandy chromosome 17, ASM325472v2, whole genome shotgun sequence genome:
- the TCHH gene encoding trichohyalin: MSPLLRSIFNITEMFNQYASHDCDGAALSKKDLKNLLEREFGDVLRRPHDPETVDLILELLDRDCNGLVDFNEFLLFVFKVAQACYYALSQAAGLDEKGANCEGKDNPLQDPRQKEDQRRFEPQDTQFEERRQKRQELERELAEEEQQRLQRREQERRLEEEEHLQRRKGREPETLPDQEQRRERQAQRELQEEEHLQRRERQEQGERALEEEGEQLQRQRRQERHLEQELRREQERRVQEQEQELRREEQELRREQELRREQELRRKEPRLEQELRREQEERREQELRREQELRRKEPRLEQELRREEQELRREQELRRKEQRLEQELRREQELRREQEQTREQLRRKEPRLEQELRRRQEERREQELRREQEPRRDEPQQRREQLRRKEQRLEQELGREQELRHEQELRREEQELRREQELRREQELRRNEQRLEQELRREQEERREQELRREQELRREEPRLEQELGREQELRHEQELRREEQELGREQELRREQELRRNEQRLEQELRREQELRRKEPRLEQELRGEQGRREQLRREEQRLEQELRREQEERREQELRREQELRREEPRLEQELRREQELRRKEPRLEQELRREQERREQLRREEQRLEQELRREQEERREQLRREEQRLEQQQRREQQLAEEVEQEEARERGKCRTPRWQWQLESEAEARQSKVYSRPRRQKEEKRQRQELEQQLRAQEEDAQWQRGARPLGEERERGLQREEQVRRLEAEEEQRRDSKWQWQAEEESERRRQRLSARPALQEQRERQLRAEEPQERELFREEEQQRRRLERGQEQQVREEEKQLRLENFQEDQGRKLRQEEQRRDQKWRWQPDEESQRHRHIVYAKPAEREQLREEEQVQREEREKRRRQEEPLLQEREEQLRRREREQQLRQERDRKFREEEQLLQEREEQLRRQERDRKFREEEQLLQEREEQLRRQERDRKFREEEQLLQEREEQLRRQERDRKFREEEQLLQEREEQLRRQERDRKFREEEQLLQEREEQLRRQERDRKFREEEQLLQEREEQLRRQERDRKFREEEQLLQEREEQLRRQERDRKFREEEQLLQEREEQLRRQERDRKFREEEQLLQEREEQLRRQERDRKFREEEQLLQEREEQLRRQERDRKFREEEQLLQEREEQLRRREREQQLRQERDRKFREEEQLLQEREEQLRRQERDRKFREEEQLLQEREEQLRRQERDRKFREEEQLLQEREEQLRRQERDRKFREEEQLLQEREEQLRRREREQQLRQERDRKFREEEQLLQEREEQLRRREREQQLCQERDRKFREEEPLLQEREEQLRRQERDRKFREEEQLLQEREEQLRRREREQQLRQERDRKFREEERLLQEREEQLRRQERDRKFREEEQLLQEREEQLRRREREQQLCQERDRKFREEEPLLQEREEQLRRQERDRKFREEEQLLQEREEQLRRREREQQLRQERDRKFREEERLLQEREEQLRRREREQQLRQERDRKFREEEPLLQEREEQLRRQERDRKFREEEQLLQEREEQLRRREREQQLRQERDRKFREEEQLLQEREEQLRRQQREDQRRRSQVWEEGDKGRRQALEPGKRPFASVPVRSSPLYEYIQEQRSQYRP; encoded by the exons atgtctccactTCTGAGAAGCATCTTCAATATCACTGAAATGTTTAATCAATATGCCTCACATGATTGTGATGGGGCAGCACTAAGCAAGAAAGACCTGAAGAACCTCCTTGAAAGGGAATTTGGAGATGTCCTTCgg agaCCACATGACCCTGAGACAGTAGATCTGATCCTGGAACTTCTGGATCGCGACTGTAACGGGCTGGTTGACTTCAACGAATTCCTCCTGTTCGTTTTCAAGGTGGCTCAAGCTTGTTATTACGCCCTCAGCCAGGCTGCCGGGCTAGATGAGAAGGGGGCCAACTGTGAGGGAAAGGATAACCCATTACAAGATCCCAGGCAAAAAGAAGACCAAAGGAGATTTGAGCCCCAGGACACACAATTTGAAGAACGCAGGCAGAAGAGACAGGAACTGGAGAGGGAGCTcgcagaggaggagcagcagcgACTGCAGAGGCGAGAACAGGAAAGGCGCCTGGAAGAGGAAGAGCATCTGCAGAGGCGCAAGGGTCGAGAGCCAGAGACACTTCCTGATCAAGAGCAAAGGCGAGAGAGGCAGGCGCAGCGGGAGCTGCAAGAGGAAGAGCATCTGCAAAGGCGGGAGCGCCAAGAGCAAGGCGAGCGGGCACTCGAGGAGGAAGGCGAGCAACTGCAACGGCAAAGGCGCCAGGAAAGGCACCTGGAGCAGGAGCTGCGGCGCGAGCAGGAGAGACGTGTGCAAGAACAAGAGCAGGAGCTGAGACGCGAGGAGCAGGAGCTCAGGCGTGAGCAGGAGCTAAGGCGCGAGCAAGAACTGAGACGCAAGGAGCCGCGCCTGGAGCAGGAGCTGAGGCGCGAGCAGGAGGAAAGACGCGAGCAAGAACTAAGGCGCGAGCAGGAGCTGAGACGCAAGGAGCCGCGCCTGGAGCAGGAGCTGAGGCGCGAGGAGCAGGAGCTCAGGCGTGAGCAAGAACTGAGGCGCAAAGAGCAGCGCTTGGAGCAGGAGCTGAGGCGCGAGCAAGAACTAAGGCGCGAGCAGGAGCAGACACGTGAGCAGCTGAGACGCAAGGAGCCGCGCCTGGAGCAGGAGCTGAGGCGCCGGCAGGAGGAAAGACGCGAGCAAGAACTAAGGCGCGAGCAGGAGCCGCGGCGCGACGAGCCGCAGCAGAGACGGGAGCAGCTGAGACGCAAGGAGCAGCGcctggagcaggagctggggcGCGAACAAGAATTAAGACACGAGCAGGAGCTGAGACGCGAGGAGCAGGAGCTCAGGCGTGAGCAGGAGCTAAGGCGCGAGCAAGAACTGAGGCGCAATGAGCAGCGCTTGGAGCAGGAGCTGAGGCGCGAGCAGGAGGAAAGACGCGAGCAAGAACTAAGGCGCGAGCAGGAGCTGAGACGCGAGGAGCCGCGcctggagcaggagctggggcGCGAACAAGAATTAAGACACGAGCAGGAGCTGAGACGCGAGGAGCAGGAGCTCGGGCGTGAGCAGGAGCTAAGGCGCGAGCAAGAACTGAGGCGCAATGAGCAGCGCTTGGAGCAGGAGCTGAGGCGCGAGCAGGAGCTGAGACGCAAGGAGCCGCGCCTGGAGCAGGAGCTGAGGGGCGAGCAGGGAAGACGTGAGCAGCTCAGACGCGAGGAGCAGCGCCTGGAGCAGGAGCTGAGGCGCGAGCAGGAGGAAAGACGCGAGCAAGAACTAAGGCGCGAGCAGGAGCTGAGGCGCGAGGAGCCGCGCCTGGAGCAGGAGCTGAGGCGCGAGCAGGAGCTGAGACGCAAGGAGCCGCGCCTGGAGCAGGAGCTGAGGCGCGAGCAGGAAAGACGCGAGCAGCTCAGACGCGAGGAGCAGCGCCTGGAGCAGGAGCTGAGGCGCGAGCAGGAGGAAAGACGCGAGCAGCTCAGACGCGAGGAGCAGCgcctggagcagcagcagaggcGCGAGCAGCAGCTGGCGGAGGAGGTGGAGCAGGAAGAGGCACGTGAGCGGGGCAAGTGCCGCACCCCAAGGTGGCAGTGGCAGCTGGAAAGTGAAGCGGAAGCTCGTCAGAGCAAAGTTTACTCCAGGCCCCGcaggcagaaagaagagaagaggcagCGCCAGGAGCTCGAGCAGCAGCTGCGGGCGCAGGAGGAGGACGCCCAGTGGCAGCGCGGGGCCCGGCCCCTCGGAGAGGAGCGCGAACGCGGGCTGCAACGGGAGGAGCAGGTGCGCCGGCTGGAGGCGGAGGAAGAGCAGCGCCGCGACTCTAAATGGCAGTGGCAGGCGGAGGAAGAGAGCGAGAGGCGCCGCCAGAGGCTGTCGGCCAGGCCCGCTTTGCAGGAGCAGCGGGAGAGGCAGCTAAGAGCGGAGGAGCCACAGGAGCGGGAACTGTTCCgtgaggaggagcagcagcgCCGACGACTCGAGagggggcaggagcagcaggtccgtgaggaggagaagcagctccGGTTGGAGAACTTCCAGGAGGATCAAGGGAGGAAGCTACGCCAGGAGGAGCAGCGCCGAGACCAAAAATGGAGGTGGCAACCCGATGAAGAAAGCCAAAGGCACCGCCACATAGTGTACGCCAAGCCAGCTGAACGGGAGCAGCTGAGGGAGGaagagcaggtgcagagggaggaaCGCGAGAAAAGGAGGCGCCAGGAGGAACCGCTcctgcaggaaagggaagagcagcTGCGCAGGAGGGAACGTGAGCAGCAGCTGCGCCAGGAGCGCGACAGGAAGTTCCGTGAGGAGGAACAGCTcctgcaggaaagggaagagcagcTGCGCCGCCAGGAGCGCGACAGGAAGTTCCGCGAGGAGGAACAGCTcctgcaggaaagggaagagcagcTGCGCCGCCAGGAGCGCGACAGGAAGTTCCGCGAGGAGGAACAGCTcctgcaggaaagggaagagcagcTGCGCCGCCAGGAGCGCGACAGGAAGTTCCGCGAGGAGGAACAGCTcctgcaggaaagggaagagcagcTGCGCCGCCAGGAGCGCGACAGGAAGTTCCGCGAGGAGGAACAGCTcctgcaggaaagggaagagcagcTGCGCCGCCAGGAGCGCGACAGGAAGTTCCGCGAGGAGGAACAGCTcctgcaggaaagggaagagcagcTGCGCCGCCAGGAGCGCGACAGGAAGTTCCGCGAGGAGGAACAGCTcctgcaggaaagggaagagcagcTGCGCCGCCAGGAGCGCGACAGGAAGTTCCGCGAGGAGGAACAGCTcctgcaggaaagggaagagcagcTGCGCCGCCAGGAGCGCGACAGGAAGTTCCGTGAGGAGGAACAGCTCCTGCAGGAAAGAGAAGAGCAGCTGCGCCGCCAAGAGCGCGACAGGAAGTTCCGCGAGGAGGAACAGCTcctgcaggaaagggaagagcagcTGCGCCGCCAGGAGCGCGACAGGAAGTTCCGCGAGGAGGAACAGCTcctgcaggaaagggaagagcagcTGCGCAGGAGGGAACGTGAGCAGCAGCTGCGCCAGGAGCGCGACAGGAAGTTCCGTGAGGAGGAACAGCTcctgcaggaaagggaagagcagcTGCGCCGCCAGGAGCGCGACAGGAAGTTCCGTGAGGAGGAACAGCTcctgcaggaaagggaagagcagcTGCGCCGCCAAGAGCGTGACAGGAAGTTCCGTGAGGAGGAACAGCTcctgcaggaaagggaagagcagcTGCGCCGCCAGGAGCGTGACAGGAAGTTCCGTGAGGAGGAACAGCTcctgcaggaaagggaagagcagcTGCGCAGGAGGGAACGTGAGCAGCAGCTGCGCCAGGAGCGCGACAGGAAGTTCCGCGAGGAGGAACAGCTcctgcaggaaagggaagagcagcTACGCAGGAGGGAACGTGAGCAGCAGCTGTGCCAGGAGCGTGACAGGAAGTTCCGTGAGGAGGAACCGCTCCTGCAGGAAAGAGAAGAGCAGCTGCGCCGCCAGGAGCGCGACAGGAAGTTCCGTGAGGAGGAACAGCTcctgcaggaaagggaagagcagcTGCGCAGGAGGGAACGTGAGCAGCAGCTGCGCCAGGAGCGTGACAGGAAGTTCCGCGAGGAGGAACGGCTcctgcaggaaagggaagagcagcTGCGCCGCCAGGAGCGCGACAGGAAGTTCCGTGAGGAGGAACAGCTcctgcaggaaagggaagagcagcTGCGCAGGAGGGAACGTGAGCAGCAGCTGTGCCAGGAGCGTGACAGGAAGTTCCGTGAGGAGGAACCGCTCCTGCAGGAAAGAGAAGAGCAGCTGCGCCGCCAGGAGCGCGACAGGAAGTTCCGTGAGGAGGAACAGCTcctgcaggaaagggaagagcagcTGCGCAGGAGGGAACGTGAGCAGCAGCTGCGCCAGGAGCGTGACAGGAAGTTCCGCGAGGAGGAACGGCTcctgcaggaaagggaagagcagcTACGCAGGAGGGAACGTGAGCAGCAGCTGCGCCAGGAGCGTGACAGGAAGTTCCGTGAGGAGGAACCGCTCCTGCAGGAAAGAGAAGAGCAGCTGCGCCGCCAGGAGCGCGACAGGAAGTTCCGTGAGGAGGAACAGCTcctgcaggaaagggaagagcagcTGCGCAGGAGGGAACGTGAGCAGCAGCTGCGCCAGGAGCGTGACAGGAAGTTCCGTGAGGAGGAACAGCTcctgcaggaaagggaagagcagcTGCGCCGCCAGCAGAGAGAGGATCAGAGGCGCCGTAGCCAAGTCTGGGAAGAAGGAGACaaaggccgaaggcaggctctggAGCCCGGCAAGCGTCCGTTTGCTAGTGTCCCGGTGCGCTCCAGCCCTCTCTATGAGTACATCCAAGAGCAGAGATCTCAGTACCGCCCTTAA